A single window of Paenibacillus sp. SYP-B4298 DNA harbors:
- the glmS gene encoding glutamine--fructose-6-phosphate transaminase (isomerizing): MCGIVGYIGTRDSQGILVEGLKKLEYRGYDSAGIAVFTERGLEISKSKGRLAVLEEKLQGQPLHGTIGIGHTRWATHGKPSDVNSHPHTDNSTKFSVVHNGIIENYLELREELSLQGRHFVSETDTEVISHLIASEYDGNIVTAVQRAVKRMRGAFALGVLTEYEPDRLIAVRYASPLVIGIGEGENFIGSDIPAILEHTRDVYILDDGEMAILTRDGVELLSIAGENISKEIFHVDWDLITAEKAGFDHFMLKEIYEQPKAYRETMLGRISEDGQTISLKEIGMTVDQLKAIRKIHIVACGTAYHAGLVGKTVIEQLARIPVETDVASEYRYRSPIITEDTLVIVVSQSGETADTLAALREAKRCGARVWAITNVVGSSVAREADDVVTTWAGPEIAVASTKAYSSQLIAFYLVGLYLAQSLETRDQAFISNVAGELLALPEKVETLLEQAEELKRIAESVTKHSSLFFIGRGLDYAVAQEGSLKLKEISYIHSEAYAAGELKHGTLALIEEGTPVIALVTQEELAEKTLSNIKEVKARGARVLGVTNDSNAAEVTKSVDEVFAIPNTLALLTPALSVVPLQLLSYYASLALGHDVDKPRNLAKSVTVE; this comes from the coding sequence ATGTGTGGAATTGTTGGATATATTGGGACGAGAGATTCGCAGGGGATTTTGGTGGAAGGTCTGAAGAAGCTGGAATACCGTGGCTATGATTCGGCTGGTATTGCTGTGTTTACCGAGAGGGGACTGGAGATCAGTAAATCCAAGGGTCGTCTGGCTGTGCTGGAGGAGAAGCTGCAGGGGCAACCGCTGCACGGCACGATTGGAATCGGGCATACACGCTGGGCAACTCACGGCAAGCCTTCGGATGTTAACTCGCATCCGCACACAGATAACTCGACGAAATTTTCTGTCGTTCATAATGGGATTATCGAGAACTATCTGGAGCTGCGCGAGGAGTTAAGCCTGCAAGGGAGACATTTTGTATCGGAGACCGATACGGAGGTTATCTCGCATCTCATCGCTTCCGAATATGATGGGAATATTGTGACCGCAGTACAGCGTGCGGTAAAAAGAATGCGCGGCGCCTTCGCCTTGGGCGTGCTGACCGAATATGAGCCAGATCGACTCATCGCCGTGCGCTACGCTAGTCCGCTGGTTATCGGGATTGGCGAAGGGGAGAACTTCATTGGCTCGGACATCCCGGCTATATTAGAGCATACGCGTGATGTCTATATCCTGGACGATGGCGAAATGGCGATCCTGACACGCGATGGCGTCGAATTGCTGTCGATTGCCGGTGAGAATATTTCCAAGGAAATATTTCATGTCGATTGGGATTTGATCACGGCAGAAAAGGCCGGATTCGATCATTTCATGCTGAAGGAAATCTACGAGCAGCCTAAAGCGTACCGTGAGACGATGCTGGGACGGATCTCCGAGGATGGTCAGACGATCTCGCTCAAGGAGATCGGCATGACTGTCGATCAACTGAAGGCGATCCGCAAGATTCATATTGTCGCTTGCGGCACAGCTTATCATGCTGGATTGGTTGGCAAGACAGTGATCGAGCAGTTGGCTCGTATTCCGGTAGAGACGGATGTGGCATCGGAGTACCGATACCGCAGTCCGATCATTACGGAGGATACGCTGGTCATTGTAGTTAGCCAATCGGGTGAAACGGCAGATACGCTGGCGGCACTACGTGAAGCGAAGCGCTGTGGCGCGCGTGTCTGGGCGATTACGAATGTAGTGGGCAGCTCGGTGGCTCGTGAAGCGGATGATGTGGTGACCACCTGGGCAGGGCCGGAGATTGCGGTAGCATCGACGAAGGCTTATTCGTCCCAACTGATTGCATTTTATCTGGTGGGTCTGTATCTGGCTCAATCGCTGGAGACGCGTGACCAGGCGTTCATCAGTAATGTAGCCGGCGAGCTGCTGGCGTTGCCGGAGAAGGTCGAGACCTTGCTGGAGCAGGCGGAGGAGCTGAAGCGGATCGCTGAGTCTGTAACGAAGCACAGCAGCCTATTCTTCATCGGCCGCGGTCTGGACTATGCGGTGGCGCAGGAAGGCTCGCTCAAGCTGAAGGAGATTTCCTATATTCACTCCGAGGCATATGCAGCGGGAGAGCTGAAGCATGGCACGCTGGCGCTGATTGAGGAGGGGACTCCGGTTATTGCGCTGGTGACACAGGAGGAGCTGGCCGAGAAGACGCTGAGCAACATTAAAGAAGTTAAGGCGCGCGGCGCCCGCGTGCTGGGTGTCACGAACGACAGCAATGCTGCCGAGGTGACGAAGTCAGTCGACGAGGTGTTCGCGATTCCGAACACGCTGGCGCTGCTTACTCCGGCATTGTCGGTCGTGCCGCTGCAATTGCTGTCCTACTACGCGTCCCTGGCGCTCGGTCACGATGTCGACAAGCCGCGGAATTTGGCGAAGAGTGTGACGGTGGAGTAG
- a CDS encoding MATE family efflux transporter, producing MNAEHLHYFEKAPISKAVAHFAIPMMLGTSMSVIYSILNAYFLGTLHNTAMLTALALTLPLFSILMALGNLLGIGGGTFISRLLGEQQYPLVKHVSSFAFYSSLGLGLLVMAVGLPLVDPIVYGLGATPDAFEFTKDYVTIMLIGSPFVILFFTLENIVRAEGAAITSMIGMLLSVVINIILDVIAIFALDLDVIGVAAATVLANLIASAYYGYHIGWKSTFLTISMHWFRATRQIVSQVSKIGVPVFIMSIFLGAMSLIVNHYLVAYGDSSVAAYGISSRLLQFPEFILMGLCEGVVPLIAFSFTANKLRMKHTIGFTIKTIVVLAVIFGIIVYFVSDHLIGLFTQDAQLIEMGTYILQVTFLSLFISGITVLFTGIFQATAQGTAAFVMSIVQGVTLIPALFVASRLSGFHGVIWALVIADVVAFLVGALMLFALRKKLQPDMKTLAH from the coding sequence ATGAATGCAGAACATCTTCATTATTTTGAGAAAGCTCCTATCAGCAAAGCGGTAGCCCACTTCGCCATTCCGATGATGCTGGGTACGTCCATGAGCGTGATCTATTCTATCTTGAACGCTTATTTCCTGGGCACGCTCCACAATACGGCAATGCTGACCGCGCTTGCGCTCACCCTGCCGCTGTTCTCTATCCTGATGGCTCTGGGCAATCTGCTAGGCATCGGCGGCGGCACGTTCATCTCCCGTCTGCTGGGGGAGCAGCAGTATCCTTTGGTCAAGCATGTATCCTCGTTCGCATTCTACAGCAGCCTGGGTCTGGGGCTGCTTGTTATGGCCGTCGGCCTGCCATTGGTTGATCCTATTGTTTATGGCCTGGGAGCCACGCCTGATGCGTTTGAATTTACAAAGGACTATGTGACGATAATGCTGATCGGCTCTCCCTTCGTCATCCTTTTTTTCACGCTGGAAAATATCGTGCGCGCCGAAGGAGCGGCGATTACATCGATGATCGGAATGCTGCTTAGTGTGGTGATCAATATTATTCTTGACGTAATCGCCATCTTCGCGCTTGACCTGGACGTGATTGGCGTAGCAGCGGCTACGGTTCTTGCCAATCTCATTGCCAGCGCATATTACGGTTATCATATTGGCTGGAAGAGCACGTTTTTGACCATCTCGATGCATTGGTTTCGGGCTACCCGGCAAATAGTCAGCCAAGTGTCCAAAATCGGCGTACCTGTCTTTATTATGAGCATTTTCCTTGGAGCCATGTCCCTCATCGTCAATCATTATCTGGTCGCATATGGAGATTCGTCAGTTGCGGCTTACGGCATTTCATCACGCCTCTTGCAGTTTCCTGAATTCATTCTGATGGGGTTATGCGAGGGTGTCGTGCCGCTGATTGCTTTTTCCTTCACAGCCAACAAGCTCCGTATGAAGCATACCATCGGGTTTACGATCAAGACGATTGTTGTATTGGCGGTTATCTTCGGCATTATCGTCTACTTCGTATCGGATCACTTAATCGGATTATTCACGCAGGACGCCCAGTTAATCGAGATGGGCACATACATTCTGCAAGTAACGTTCTTGTCCTTGTTCATCTCCGGCATCACTGTGCTGTTCACCGGCATCTTCCAAGCGACCGCGCAAGGTACTGCGGCGTTTGTCATGTCAATCGTGCAAGGAGTCACCCTCATCCCTGCTCTCTTTGTCGCCAGTCGTCTAAGCGGCTTTCACGGCGTCATCTGGGCATTGGTCATTGCCGACGTCGTCGCTTTCCTCGTGGGAGCCCTTATGCTCTTCGCTCTACGAAAAAAATTGCAGCCCGATATGAAGACGCTAGCTCATTAG
- a CDS encoding TetR/AcrR family transcriptional regulator — MKKQQPQISEDKILAMSWALLGEAGIEKFSMRRLADRLGIQAPSLYWHFKSKQAIYLRLANQVSRIILESHRPHGDWKEQLQGMAVAIRNVLSQYPCSTQLMMSTLPHEPDIIRFNNRMLLCVESTPLQQVQKLQVVLTLMNYVFNFILDDYEHQRNVAAIMQEEGETALPGGRVSRLLDSMDEEEAGLFRSMYKNKLFEMMGTDAAFEFGLQVILLGVEQMIQQQMKQYQEG, encoded by the coding sequence TTGAAAAAACAACAGCCGCAAATCTCAGAGGATAAAATATTGGCCATGTCGTGGGCGCTTCTGGGGGAGGCGGGGATAGAGAAGTTTAGTATGAGGCGATTGGCTGACCGATTGGGGATACAGGCGCCTTCGTTGTACTGGCACTTCAAAAGCAAGCAGGCGATTTACTTGCGCCTGGCCAATCAAGTATCGAGGATAATTCTGGAATCGCACCGCCCGCATGGGGATTGGAAAGAGCAATTACAGGGGATGGCCGTTGCGATACGAAACGTCCTCAGTCAGTACCCCTGCTCCACTCAGCTCATGATGTCGACGTTGCCGCATGAGCCTGATATTATCCGGTTCAACAACCGGATGCTGCTCTGTGTCGAGTCCACGCCGTTACAGCAGGTGCAAAAGCTGCAAGTCGTGCTGACGCTGATGAACTATGTGTTTAACTTTATACTCGACGATTACGAGCACCAGCGCAATGTCGCCGCGATCATGCAGGAGGAAGGGGAGACGGCGCTGCCTGGCGGCCGCGTTTCGCGTCTCCTCGATTCGATGGACGAGGAAGAAGCGGGACTGTTCCGTAGCATGTATAAGAACAAATTATTCGAGATGATGGGGACAGACGCGGCGTTCGAGTTCGGCTTGCAGGTGATTCTGCTAGGTGTAGAGCAAATGATCCAGCAGCAGATGAAGCAGTATCAGGAAGGATAA
- a CDS encoding C39 family peptidase, which yields MILDIVPYRDVVAGRDCFQDFSVCVFKWWERDFQLFFSESYHLNYNKDIEGNKYSDKVIVRRHNSFDLLEAVHGIKIAREQVNHSRECLEIIKKEIQQGSPLAIYLNNYWTPWGNGYQQENALHYCLAIGYDENSEELVCIDPVFSTKVERLPIDHFINGNNGQYFTFRIVDSPAIPVSPDIPRRIFEKVIEGNSIQALQDFYQDFGANFDFEAESSGVEDVWKTPILMKLNDITFGRHGLQEALRFLSKYHPQYEVLIRMVESVFQNWHVLKSLLTKAYLIGNFDDGLRLRVSKRIEVIIEHECLFMEQLRRLMSDEFVNEDIALSSSELSSSASEEAIPFNTVCIVEHYNNIGFSGSGARADFTGLNQYYVGNNPFGQGNLSSGEGFDNIACAGQYIRITAGNYRAMKIVAASEWGDAFAELTLNYEDCKRVVAFNVSEWGGKPQFDEQIVWQGQSNDHNAVCIFEQTITLDDQLELQGLGLPDYPNLHIFRIAIAL from the coding sequence TTGATCCTCGATATAGTACCATATCGTGATGTCGTTGCAGGCAGAGATTGTTTTCAGGATTTTAGCGTTTGTGTATTTAAGTGGTGGGAGCGTGATTTTCAGCTTTTCTTTTCGGAGTCTTATCACCTTAATTACAACAAGGACATTGAAGGGAATAAGTATTCGGATAAGGTGATCGTTCGTAGACATAATTCCTTCGATTTATTAGAAGCTGTGCATGGAATAAAGATAGCCCGTGAACAGGTGAATCACTCAAGAGAATGCTTAGAGATCATTAAAAAAGAAATTCAGCAAGGAAGCCCCCTTGCCATCTATCTGAATAATTATTGGACACCATGGGGCAATGGCTACCAACAGGAGAATGCTCTCCATTACTGTCTGGCTATAGGTTATGATGAGAACAGCGAGGAGCTGGTCTGTATCGATCCTGTATTCTCCACTAAGGTAGAGAGACTCCCGATCGACCATTTCATTAATGGGAACAATGGGCAGTATTTCACCTTTCGTATCGTAGATTCGCCAGCTATACCTGTATCGCCAGATATTCCAAGAAGAATCTTCGAGAAAGTCATTGAAGGAAATAGCATTCAAGCTCTACAAGATTTTTATCAAGATTTTGGTGCTAACTTTGATTTTGAGGCGGAAAGTTCTGGTGTCGAAGACGTCTGGAAGACCCCCATACTTATGAAGCTTAATGACATTACATTTGGTCGGCATGGCCTTCAGGAGGCACTTCGATTTCTATCGAAATATCACCCGCAGTATGAAGTGTTAATCCGCATGGTAGAATCCGTATTTCAGAATTGGCATGTTCTCAAGTCACTGCTAACCAAGGCGTATTTAATTGGAAATTTCGACGATGGCCTAAGGCTAAGGGTGAGCAAAAGGATCGAAGTGATTATCGAGCATGAATGTCTATTCATGGAGCAGTTAAGAAGACTTATGAGTGATGAGTTTGTAAATGAGGACATCGCTTTGAGCAGCAGCGAGTTGAGCAGTAGCGCATCAGAAGAGGCCATACCATTTAATACAGTCTGTATCGTGGAACACTATAATAATATCGGGTTTTCAGGCAGCGGAGCAAGGGCAGATTTCACAGGGTTGAACCAGTATTATGTTGGGAACAATCCATTTGGCCAAGGTAATCTATCTTCAGGAGAGGGATTCGATAATATAGCATGCGCAGGGCAATATATTCGCATTACAGCCGGCAACTATCGCGCTATGAAGATTGTGGCGGCGAGCGAATGGGGAGATGCTTTTGCAGAACTTACCCTCAATTACGAAGATTGCAAGAGAGTTGTAGCCTTCAATGTTTCCGAATGGGGCGGGAAGCCTCAATTTGATGAACAGATTGTTTGGCAAGGCCAAAGTAATGATCATAACGCAGTCTGTATATTTGAGCAGACCATCACGCTCGATGACCAGCTTGAACTGCAAGGACTTGGTTTGCCTGACTACCCCAACCTTCATATTTTCCGTATAGCTATAGCTCTGTAA
- a CDS encoding argininosuccinate lyase, with amino-acid sequence MGISNKVGDHILTGRLLEQPSDYIHDEILYPQFNYEVQHLLPYYIQIEKVISMEYARMGLLDDEALQQILHQLARINSDTLVGNPKENMTDILFAIERYVEQHTSHSIAAWHMDRSRNDVQATAQLMLARDKLLEMMESFLLLADTIHPLALKHIHSKMPGYTHYQSAQIISVGFYLGAMLEQIGQTVERLQALWSSMDECPLGSGAMSGLELPWDRLQMARMLGFDRYCRHALMGVASKEFMLWIGAELSNVSVTLTRFLTDFMNWGSSEYRFLQLPDSLCGISSAMPQKKNLTILERIRGKLTHIPAYYMDLAIGQQRTPYTNLIETAKEGASSFLTMLTTVKGALHLLTHVISHMSFDQEQMERICNEQFFGGFSLANQLTLQCGIPYRKAQIVAGQYITAMIDQGRMPLDVDATWLQSLCEENGYSVEIEEEMMLRCFSAESGLYEKRSPGSTHPDQVDELLSILERERVLNWKKVREARERSSTYLLY; translated from the coding sequence ATGGGAATTTCCAATAAGGTTGGTGATCATATACTGACTGGACGTTTGCTCGAACAACCGAGTGACTACATTCATGATGAGATTCTGTATCCTCAGTTCAACTATGAGGTGCAGCATCTGCTGCCGTACTATATACAAATCGAAAAAGTCATTTCAATGGAATATGCCCGTATGGGCTTGCTGGATGACGAGGCCTTGCAGCAGATTTTGCATCAATTGGCACGGATTAATAGCGACACATTAGTAGGGAATCCCAAGGAAAACATGACGGATATATTATTCGCCATCGAACGATATGTAGAACAGCATACTAGCCACTCTATAGCGGCTTGGCATATGGATCGAAGCCGTAATGATGTACAGGCGACTGCGCAGCTCATGCTCGCTAGAGATAAACTGCTCGAGATGATGGAAAGCTTCCTCCTGCTTGCCGATACGATTCATCCTCTGGCCCTGAAGCATATTCATAGCAAAATGCCGGGCTATACGCATTACCAATCCGCTCAAATTATCAGCGTAGGCTTTTATCTAGGGGCAATGCTGGAGCAGATTGGACAAACAGTGGAGCGCTTGCAGGCCTTATGGAGCAGCATGGACGAGTGTCCACTCGGCTCAGGAGCGATGTCAGGACTGGAGCTGCCATGGGATCGATTGCAGATGGCGCGAATGCTTGGCTTTGACAGATACTGCCGTCATGCGTTAATGGGCGTTGCTTCCAAGGAGTTCATGCTATGGATCGGAGCAGAGTTGTCCAATGTTAGTGTAACGCTGACTCGATTTTTGACAGATTTCATGAACTGGGGGAGCAGCGAATACAGGTTCTTGCAGTTGCCTGATTCGCTGTGCGGTATTTCTTCAGCCATGCCACAAAAGAAAAATCTAACTATTTTAGAGCGAATTAGAGGGAAATTGACACATATTCCAGCTTATTATATGGATCTTGCCATAGGTCAGCAGCGTACCCCTTATACCAATTTGATCGAGACAGCGAAAGAGGGAGCAAGCAGCTTTTTGACGATGCTTACAACGGTGAAGGGAGCCCTTCATTTGTTGACTCATGTCATCTCGCATATGAGTTTTGACCAGGAACAAATGGAGCGGATATGCAATGAGCAGTTCTTCGGAGGATTTTCTCTTGCGAATCAGTTGACCTTGCAGTGTGGTATTCCGTATCGCAAAGCGCAAATCGTGGCTGGACAATACATCACAGCCATGATTGACCAAGGGAGAATGCCTCTCGACGTGGATGCGACATGGCTCCAATCGTTATGCGAGGAGAACGGCTACTCAGTGGAAATTGAGGAAGAAATGATGCTTCGATGTTTTTCCGCTGAATCGGGCTTGTATGAGAAGCGGTCACCCGGTTCAACTCACCCGGACCAAGTGGATGAGCTGCTATCCATACTGGAACGGGAACGAGTCTTGAATTGGAAAAAAGTGCGCGAGGCAAGAGAGCGGAGCAGCACTTATCTACTTTACTGA
- a CDS encoding GHMP family kinase ATP-binding protein yields MSSHIKEKRKGKTIGIGKSFGTFGELLQGVGTDELNYLITLPITRYSQVTFQSRPDFPDLIVSPSHRMKSRQIARLILERHGLPMGGMIEINSNIPVGKGLASSSADIVATARAIDQCFDLNLSAREMEELIQEIEPTDGVMYEGIVSYYHRVVRLRECLGPVPSLSIVSIDEGGEVDTEEFNKVSRFYSTEEKIEYDELLAGISTAIKQNDLKTMGAIATRSAILNQRLLKKRQMEYVLDICNQVNALGIVITHSGTCIGILLDQNDTVYGHQLHKAYHLMTELQGEVTIFHTRL; encoded by the coding sequence ATGAGCTCGCATATTAAGGAGAAGCGTAAAGGGAAAACGATAGGGATTGGCAAATCATTCGGGACATTTGGCGAGCTGCTTCAAGGCGTCGGAACCGATGAACTTAACTACCTGATTACGCTGCCGATCACCCGATATTCACAAGTAACGTTTCAGTCTAGACCAGACTTTCCTGACCTTATTGTATCACCCAGCCATAGAATGAAGTCGCGGCAGATTGCGCGACTCATTCTGGAACGACACGGCCTTCCTATGGGCGGTATGATCGAGATCAACAGCAATATTCCAGTCGGCAAGGGATTGGCCAGCTCCTCGGCTGATATTGTTGCGACTGCTCGGGCAATTGACCAATGCTTCGACTTGAATCTGTCAGCAAGGGAGATGGAAGAGTTGATTCAGGAAATCGAACCGACGGATGGAGTCATGTACGAAGGGATCGTCTCTTATTACCACCGAGTTGTCAGGCTGCGCGAGTGTCTGGGCCCTGTTCCAAGCCTGTCTATCGTAAGTATTGATGAAGGCGGTGAAGTGGATACGGAAGAGTTCAACAAAGTATCCCGGTTCTACAGTACAGAAGAGAAGATAGAATACGATGAATTACTCGCGGGAATTTCGACCGCTATCAAACAAAACGACCTGAAGACTATGGGGGCGATTGCCACCCGAAGCGCGATATTGAATCAGCGGCTGCTGAAAAAAAGACAAATGGAGTATGTACTTGATATTTGCAATCAAGTGAATGCACTGGGCATCGTTATTACGCATAGTGGTACGTGCATCGGGATTTTGCTAGATCAGAATGATACGGTATACGGTCATCAGCTACATAAGGCCTACCATCTAATGACGGAGCTGCAGGGTGAGGTGACGATATTTCATACCCGCCTGTGA